One Romboutsia sp. 13368 genomic window carries:
- a CDS encoding cell division protein, which translates to MIESKNTKLIGIGNEGIKKLEEVESKISDKIDTEKINMNKDVDKDYVRALLDGVDILLLTYSSEDKQALQIVNAIGYMAEERRVLSVGLDLSEKENKDEIKINRIIKINDNNTTTLLNIVEMIIDSIADECTISIDLTDIKEGLASDMGIKYSYGEFSKSDSVEDIANKLIEASEQTSEELTGKKLMILVEMSSVYDIAYLNEVLNAIQDKSEDSYEAIFSLYLKEDLEDKIKVSLIYN; encoded by the coding sequence ATGATTGAGTCAAAAAACACAAAATTAATAGGTATAGGAAATGAAGGTATAAAAAAACTAGAAGAAGTTGAAAGTAAAATAAGTGATAAAATAGACACAGAAAAAATAAATATGAACAAAGACGTTGATAAAGACTATGTAAGAGCTTTACTTGATGGAGTAGATATATTACTTTTAACTTATAGCAGTGAAGATAAACAAGCTCTTCAAATAGTTAATGCTATAGGATATATGGCAGAAGAAAGAAGAGTATTATCTGTTGGACTTGATTTATCAGAAAAAGAAAATAAAGATGAAATAAAAATAAATAGAATAATAAAAATAAATGACAATAACACTACTACATTATTAAACATAGTAGAGATGATAATAGATTCAATAGCTGATGAATGTACTATAAGCATAGACTTAACAGATATAAAAGAAGGATTAGCTAGCGATATGGGTATAAAATATTCATATGGTGAATTTAGTAAAAGTGATAGTGTAGAAGATATAGCAAATAAGCTTATAGAAGCATCAGAACAAACTAGTGAAGAATTAACTGGTAAAAAATTAATGATATTAGTTGAAATGAGTTCAGTATATGATATAGCATATTTAAATGAAGTATTAAATGCTATACAAGACAAAAGTGAAGACTCATATGAAGCTATATTCTCTTTATACTTAAAAGAAGATTTAGAAGATAAAATAAAAGTTTCATTAATATACAACTAA
- a CDS encoding QueT transporter family protein, producing the protein MTSKTKKLTRVGVVAGLYAALTLALGFISYGPIQFRIAEVLTLLPLFGKEYILSLTIGCFLANVIGPYGLPDIILGTLATFISVYLVYLTGKLMKNKKGYIIIASLWPTIVNAIIIGGVMLHGLFKLPLILSILQVGFGQFVVITIIGVPLFRFLNNKYSKLLKDILN; encoded by the coding sequence ATGACATCAAAAACAAAAAAATTAACTAGAGTAGGAGTAGTTGCAGGATTATATGCAGCACTTACATTAGCACTKGGATTTATAAGCTATGGACCTATACAATTTAGAATAGCAGAAGTATTGACTTTACTTCCGTTATTTGGTAAAGAATATATACTATCACTTACAATAGGATGTTTTTTAGCTAATGTTATAGGACCTTATGGGCTACCTGATATTATACTTGGAACATTAGCTACATTTATAAGTGTATATTTAGTATATTTAACAGGAAAACTTATGAAGAATAAAAAAGGATACATAATTATAGCCTCATTGTGGCCAACTATAGTAAATGCTATAATAATAGGTGGAGTTATGCTACATGGATTATTTAAATTACCATTAATTCTTTCTATTTTACAGGTAGGATTTGGTCAATTTGTGGTAATAACTATAATAGGTGTTCCTTTATTTAGATTTTTAAATAATAAATATTCAAAATTACTAAAGGATATATTAAATTAA
- a CDS encoding DUF362 domain-containing protein, translated as MIRDRKVKDPIVSITKGMSEGKSLEKALDLLPMDKIIQKGDKVIITPNWVKDKEPKDGVVVGPKTLQRLIRYIKSKEPSKIIIATGSGSIKTTEVMKNVGYDKIIEEENVEFVDMNYGPFIDLELNHHIIKSTPINEVIKDADVIISFTQLKYHEEATVTAAIKNIAMGYPPASIHGYPKKQTGIHEDLHGFIRAMANKVPIDLSIISLDKAMIGTGPIDGMAVDTPGLIIASTDPVAADSIGARLLGFLPQAVCYLYGLYKDGIGEAKPENMTIFGLDLIEAEKIFSKSAYGEKDVRLDKDKLKDIHGD; from the coding sequence ATGATAAGAGATAGAAAAGTAAAAGATCCAATAGTATCTATAACAAAAGGAATGAGTGAAGGTAAGTCTTTAGAAAAAGCACTAGATTTACTTCCTATGGATAAGATTATACAAAAAGGAGATAAAGTAATAATAACTCCTAACTGGGTTAAAGATAAAGAACCTAAAGATGGAGTAGTTGTAGGACCTAAAACATTACAAAGACTTATACGATACATAAAGAGCAAAGAACCATCAAAAATAATAATAGCTACAGGTTCAGGTAGTATTAAAACTACTGAAGTTATGAAAAATGTTGGATATGACAAAATAATAGAAGAAGAAAATGTAGAGTTTGTAGATATGAACTATGGTCCATTTATAGATTTAGAATTAAATCACCATATAATAAAATCTACTCCTATAAATGAAGTTATAAAAGACGCTGATGTTATTATCTCCTTTACTCAATTAAAATACCACGAAGAAGCTACAGTAACAGCAGCTATTAAAAATATAGCTATGGGTTATCCTCCTGCAAGTATTCATGGATATCCTAAAAAGCAAACTGGAATTCATGAGGATTTACATGGATTTATAAGAGCAATGGCAAATAAAGTACCAATAGATTTATCTATAATAAGTTTAGATAAAGCAATGATTGGTACTGGACCTATTGATGGTATGGCAGTAGACACACCAGGACTTATAATAGCATCAACTGACCCAGTAGCAGCAGATAGTATAGGTGCAAGATTACTTGGATTTTTACCACAGGCAGTATGTTATTTATATGGACTATATAAGGATGGAATAGGGGAAGCTAAACCTGAAAATATGACAATATTTGGACTAGATTTAATAGAAGCTGAAAAAATATTTAGTAAGTCTGCATATGGAGAAAAAGATGTTAGGTTAGATAAAGATAAATTAAAAGATATTCATGGTGACTAA
- a CDS encoding OadG-related small transporter subunit, which yields MIEGLKLMAIGMCGVFLVSGIIYLGIKILNKFDK from the coding sequence ATGATTGAAGGATTAAAATTAATGGCTATTGGAATGTGTGGAGTTTTTTTAGTTAGTGGTATAATTTATTTAGGTATAAAGATATTAAATAAGTTTGATAAATAG
- a CDS encoding sodium ion-translocating decarboxylase subunit beta, producing the protein MNSLLSGISAISIKDIIMIVIGCILIYLAVYKKFEPTLLLPMGFGVIMVNLPLSGAITQLFGDSKVVGVLDLLFSQGIATEIFPLLIFIGIGSMIDFEPLLQKPFTIFLGAAAQIGIFLTIIVALIFGFDLKEAASIGIIGAADGPTSIFVASQLAKNLLGPISVAAYSYMALVPIIQPFAIKLVTTKEERMIRMSYTQGKVSKRTKILFPIIVTIISGIIAPQSIPLIGFLMFGNLMRESGVVEGLSKSAQNELVNICTILLGLAISSTMKGDDFLKASTLLIMCMGLVAFILDTIGGVLFVKLINVFRKEKINPMIGAAGISAFPMSARVVQKLATKEDPQNFILMYSVSANVSGQIASVIAGGLILGLLS; encoded by the coding sequence ATGAATAGTTTACTGTCAGGAATAAGTGCAATATCTATTAAAGATATAATTATGATAGTAATTGGATGTATTTTAATTTACCTAGCTGTATACAAAAAGTTTGAGCCAACCTTGCTACTGCCAATGGGATTTGGAGTGATAATGGTAAATTTACCTTTATCAGGAGCAATAACTCAATTATTTGGAGATAGCAAAGTAGTTGGAGTATTAGATTTACTATTTTCACAAGGTATAGCAACAGAAATATTTCCACTCTTAATTTTTATAGGAATAGGTTCAATGATTGATTTTGAACCACTACTTCAAAAGCCATTTACAATATTTTTAGGTGCAGCAGCTCAAATTGGAATATTTTTAACTATAATAGTAGCTTTAATATTTGGATTTGATTTAAAAGAAGCTGCATCAATAGGAATAATAGGAGCGGCTGATGGGCCAACATCTATATTTGTAGCATCTCAACTTGCAAAGAATTTATTAGGACCCATATCTGTAGCAGCATATTCTTATATGGCATTAGTGCCTATAATCCAGCCATTTGCTATAAAACTTGTAACAACAAAGGAAGAAAGAATGATAAGAATGAGTTATACTCAAGGGAAAGTTTCAAAAAGAACTAAGATACTATTTCCTATAATAGTCACAATAATTTCAGGTATAATAGCACCACAATCAATACCTCTTATTGGATTTTTAATGTTTGGGAATTTAATGAGAGAATCTGGAGTAGTAGAAGGATTATCAAAATCTGCTCAAAATGAGCTTGTAAATATCTGCACTATATTATTAGGTCTAGCTATATCATCAACTATGAAAGGTGATGATTTTCTAAAAGCATCTACACTACTTATAATGTGTATGGGACTTGTAGCATTTATACTTGATACAATAGGTGGCGTATTATTTGTAAAACTTATAAATGTATTTAGAAAAGAAAAAATAAATCCAATGATTGGGGCAGCGGGTATATCAGCATTTCCAATGTCAGCTAGAGTAGTTCAAAAGTTAGCTACAAAGGAAGATCCTCAAAACTTTATATTAATGTATTCTGTAAGTGCTAATGTATCAGGACAAATAGCATCAGTTATAGCTGGTGGTCTTATACTTGGACTATTGTCTTAG
- the recQ gene encoding DNA helicase RecQ, giving the protein MNIKPLDILQKYYGYTSFRKGQENIITSIINKEDVLAIMPTGGGKSICYQVPALCLEGITIVISPLISLMKDQVDTLKTMGIKAGLINSSLSNSEYSTILEEIENDECKIIYIAPERLDSMEFVNIVRGKNISQVAIDEAHCVSQWGHDFRVSYKKIPHFINRLDKRPIVTAFTATASNEVREDIVRILDLHNPDIYITGFDRENLSINIVKSSSKNKYTLDYVENHKNESGIIYAATRKEVETIYEGLLKRNYSVAKYHAGLSNEARKEYQEKFINDDIKIMVATNAFGMGIDKPNIRWVLHYNMPQSVENYYQEIGRAGRDGEESECVLLFSPGDVHTQKYLVEVGIENPERKKVQYKKLQQMVDLVYSNMCYRKSILNYFGEDFINDCNNCSNCLNEGEVVDKTLDAQKVISCIARMKRSFGATMIIDVLRGSKNKKVLELGFDKLTTYGIMKNYSNEDLKTFINTLVSHGFLDVVENIGMRGTFPTIKLNENSLKVIRQEIKVEFKEDKITKSRYVENELYEMLVALRSEIAKEESIAPYMVFGDATLKNMASSYASNKEEMLAISGVGQIKYEKYGNRFEDIIKKYIEEKNIDKSKINKVSEKLTSANSEYFNVTTDKKLYEKLRDYRLSISKLEGVLPYMILSSNTLKEISGRYPLDEEQLKDIGGIGPVKINKYGEDIINIVKEYINENNITPKWEEKKRLKLVLDGDSRKNEEIALDLLNQNKDINDVANELEVSVSTVLGYIYDYIKNGNNINFNIDLKSMYTENEKEMILDAISRFGDEKVSAIKKVMPDYVKYESIRAVILERYI; this is encoded by the coding sequence ATGAATATAAAGCCTTTAGATATATTACAAAAATATTATGGATATACAAGTTTTAGAAAAGGTCAAGAAAATATAATAACATCTATAATAAATAAAGAAGATGTACTAGCTATAATGCCAACAGGTGGAGGTAAATCTATTTGTTACCAAGTTCCTGCCCTTTGCTTAGAAGGAATAACTATAGTTATTTCACCTTTAATATCACTTATGAAAGACCAAGTTGATACTTTAAAAACTATGGGAATCAAGGCTGGTTTAATAAATAGTTCTTTATCTAATAGTGAATATAGTACTATTTTAGAAGAAATAGAAAATGATGAATGTAAAATAATATATATAGCTCCAGAAAGACTTGATAGTATGGAGTTTGTAAATATAGTAAGAGGAAAAAATATAAGTCAAGTTGCAATAGATGAGGCTCACTGTGTTTCTCAATGGGGACATGACTTTAGRGTTAGTTATAAAAAAATACCACATTTTATAAATAGATTAGACAAAAGACCAATAGTTACAGCCTTTACAGCAACTGCAAGTAATGAGGTTAGAGAAGATATAGTAAGAATACTAGATTTACATAATCCAGATATTTATATAACTGGGTTTGATAGAGAAAACTTATCTATAAATATAGTTAAATCATCATCTAAAAATAAATATACATTAGATTATGTAGAAAATCACAAAAATGAAAGTGGAATAATCTATGCTGCAACTAGAAAAGAAGTAGAGACTATATATGAAGGATTATTAAAAAGAAATTATTCTGTTGCAAAATATCATGCAGGACTTTCAAATGAAGCTAGGAAAGAATATCAAGAAAAGTTTATAAATGATGATATAAAGATAATGGTAGCTACAAATGCCTTTGGTATGGGAATAGATAAGCCAAATATAAGGTGGGTACTTCATTATAATATGCCACAAAGTGTAGAAAACTATTACCAAGAAATAGGTAGAGCRGGAAGAGATGGAGAAGAAAGTGAATGTGTATTATTATTTTCTCCAGGAGATGTTCATACACAAAAATATTTAGTTGAAGTAGGAATTGAAAACCCAGAAAGAAAAAAGGTTCAATATAAAAAACTTCAACAAATGGTAGATTTAGTTTATAGCAATATGTGCTACAGAAAAAGTATACTAAATTACTTTGGAGAAGACTTTATAAATGATTGTAACAACTGTAGCAATTGTTTAAATGAAGGTGAAGTGGTAGATAAAACACTAGATGCACAAAAGGTCATATCATGTATTGCAAGAATGAAAAGAAGCTTTGGTGCTACTATGATAATAGATGTTTTAAGAGGATCTAAGAATAAAAAGGTATTAGAACTTGGATTTGATAAGCTAACTACTTATGGAATTATGAAAAATTATTCTAATGAAGATTTAAAAACCTTTATAAATACMTTAGTATCACATGGTTTTTTGGATGTAGTAGAAAATATAGGAATGAGAGGAACTTTTCCTACTATAAAATTAAATGAAAACTCTTTAAAGGTTATAAGACAAGAAATTAAAGTTGAATTTAAAGAAGATAAGATTACTAAGTCAAGATATGTTGAAAATGAATTATATGAAATGCTAGTAGCTTTAAGAAGTGAAATAGCAAAAGAAGAATCTATAGCACCATATATGGTATTTGGAGATGCAACTCTTAAAAATATGGCTAGTAGCTATGCAAGTAACAAAGAAGAAATGCTAGCTATATCTGGAGTTGGACAAATCAAATATGAAAAGTATGGTAATAGATTTGAAGATATAATTAAAAAATATATAGAAGAGAAGAACATAGATAAATCTAAAATAAATAAGGTGTCGGAAAAACTTACATCTGCAAATAGTGAATATTTTAATGTAACTACTGATAAAAAACTATATGAAAAATTAAGGGACTATAGACTTAGTATATCTAAATTAGAAGGAGTACTTCCTTATATGATACTATCAAGTAACACATTAAAAGAAATAAGTGGGAGATATCCATTAGATGAAGAACAACTAAAGGATATAGGTGGTATAGGTCCTGTTAAGATAAATAAATATGGAGAAGATATTATAAATATAGTTAAAGAATATATTAATGAAAATAATATAACTCCTAAATGGGAAGAAAAGAAAAGGCTAAAATTAGTTTTAGACGGAGATAGTAGAAAAAATGAAGAAATAGCTCTTGATTTACTAAATCAAAATAAAGATATAAATGATGTAGCAAATGAACTAGAAGTATCAGTTTCTACTGTGCTTGGATATATTTATGATTATATAAAGAATGGAAATAATATAAACTTTAATATAGATTTAAAATCTATGTATACTGAAAATGAAAAAGAAATGATACTTGATGCAATATCTAGATTTGGTGACGAGAAGGTAAGTGCTATTAAAAAGGTTATGCCAGATTATGTAAAATATGAAAGTATAAGAGCTGTAATACTTGAAAGATATATATAA
- a CDS encoding iron-containing alcohol dehydrogenase family protein: MDYKFGLPVEIIFKSGAIKNISKVIENNNYKKGILISSKRFIESEYGNEVVNSLKEYINDIHFGISANPTIEDVENTTNTIKNSNVDFIIALGGGSILDCAKISSSMAAMNTDIRYFLENKLEINKNIPVIAIPTTAGTGSEVTTVSVISNKDTEDKFPIKSDYLLPKVAIIDPELTLTVPKSVTASSGIDVLSHALESYYSKNNNPISDLLAIEAIKLVMNNLKHTVNNLDNIEYRENMCQASLLAGMAFAVTGTAACHGISYPLTSKYNIPHGEACGLTQDKVLLLNSKVEFDRIDKLSKEVGYTNVEEFSNSIYKLKQDIGLANNLRDYNIKSEELESIANLCTSKNILANPYKLNKEEILKLLQSIY, encoded by the coding sequence ATGGATTATAAATTTGGACTTCCAGTAGAAATAATATTTAAATCTGGAGCTATTAAAAATATAAGTAAAGTAATAGAAAATAATAATTATAAAAAAGGTATTTTAATATCTAGTAAGAGATTTATAGAAAGTGAATATGGAAATGAGGTTGTAAATTCATTAAAAGAATACATTAATGATATACATTTTGGAATAAGTGCAAATCCAACTATAGAAGATGTAGAAAATACAACTAATACTATAAAAAATAGTAATGTAGACTTTATTATAGCTTTAGGTGGAGGTAGCATATTAGATTGTGCTAAAATATCTTCTTCTATGGCAGCTATGAATACAGATATAAGATATTTCCTAGAAAATAAATTAGAAATAAATAAAAATATACCAGTTATAGCAATACCTACAACAGCAGGAACTGGAAGTGAAGTAACAACTGTATCAGTTATAAGTAATAAAGATACTGAAGATAAGTTTCCTATAAAGTCAGATTATTTATTGCCTAAAGTAGCAATAATAGACCCAGAGTTAACACTTACTGTTCCTAAAAGTGTTACAGCAAGTTCCGGTATAGATGTATTATCACATGCACTAGAATCTTATTATAGTAAAAATAACAACCCTATATCAGACTTGTTAGCAATAGAAGCAATAAAGCTTGTTATGAATAATTTAAAACATACAGTTAACAATCTAGATAATATAGAATATAGAGAAAATATGTGCCAAGCATCGCTACTTGCAGGAATGGCATTTGCTGTTACAGGAACAGCAGCATGTCATGGTATATCATATCCACTAACTAGTAAGTATAATATTCCTCATGGTGAGGCTTGTGGACTTACTCAAGACAAGGTATTATTATTAAATTCAAAAGTTGAGTTTGATAGAATAGATAAATTAAGTAAGGAAGTTGGATATACTAACGTAGAAGAATTTTCAAATTCAATATATAAATTAAAACAAGACATAGGACTAGCCAATAATTTAAGAGATTATAATATAAAAAGTGAAGAGTTAGAAAGTATAGCTAATTTATGTACATCTAAAAATATATTAGCTAATCCATATAAACTTAATAAAGAAGAAATTCTAAAATTATTACAAAGTATATATTAA
- a CDS encoding AbgT family transporter codes for MNNSSVAKKTQKKTFMQRFLDMIEIGGNKLPHPVTLFAMLCVAVAIISAITAAMGVEVTTEIINRTTNEMEVQTIKAVSLLNGEGFKYMIENAVSNFTGFAPLGVVLVGMLGIGIAESSGYIGTLLKKVVSITPAKLIVPTVVFLGIMSNMASDAGYVILIPLGALIFMAYGKHPLAGIAAAFAGVSGGFSANLLIGTVDPMLAGLTNEAAHIIDPTVNVTPTANYFFMFASTFLITILGTILTTKVIEPRLGKYEGEKITGDSDLQNISDKEKKAMTAANFTFLAMVVGLVVLIAMPNSFLRNLEADSFLNSIVDHSPFMNGLIPIVALLFFVPSVVYGKIAGTVKNEKEVAAHMGKAMSSMGAYLCLAFVAAQFISYFNYTNLGTIIAVSGASLLESANIGTIPLLIGFILITAFINLFMGSASAKWAIMAPVFIPMFLKLNIDPAVVQTAYRIADSSTNLISPLMSYFAMIIVFTQVYDKKAGIGTITSXMLPYSM; via the coding sequence ATGAATAACAGTTCAGTAGCAAAGAAAACTCAAAAGAAGACGTTTATGCAAAGATTTCTAGATATGATAGAAATAGGTGGAAATAAACTTCCTCATCCAGTTACACTATTTGCAATGTTATGTGTTGCAGTAGCGATAATATCTGCAATAACTGCAGCAATGGGTGTAGAGGTAACAACAGAAATAATAAATAGAACTACTAATGAAATGGAAGTTCAGACAATAAAGGCTGTATCACTTCTTAATGGTGAAGGCTTTAAGTATATGATAGAAAATGCTGTATCTAACTTTACAGGATTTGCTCCACTTGGAGTTGTTTTAGTTGGTATGTTAGGTATAGGAATAGCAGAAAGTTCAGGGTACATAGGAACATTACTTAAAAAAGTAGTTAGTATAACTCCAGCTAAGTTAATAGTTCCAACAGTAGTATTTTTAGGTATAATGTCAAACATGGCATCTGATGCAGGTTATGTAATACTTATACCACTTGGGGCATTAATATTTATGGCTTATGGAAAGCATCCACTTGCAGGTATAGCAGCAGCATTTGCTGGGGTATCTGGAGGATTTAGTGCAAACTTACTTATAGGTACTGTAGATCCAATGCTTGCAGGTTTAACTAATGAAGCTGCACATATAATAGACCCAACAGTAAATGTAACTCCAACTGCAAACTATTTCTTCATGTTTGCATCAACATTCTTAATAACTATACTTGGTACAATATTAACTACTAAAGTTATAGAACCAAGACTAGGTAAATATGAAGGTGAAAAAATAACTGGAGATTCTGATTTACAAAACATAAGTGATAAAGAAAAGAAAGCTATGACAGCTGCAAACTTTACATTCTTAGCAATGGTAGTTGGATTAGTAGTATTAATAGCAATGCCAAATTCATTCTTAAGAAACTTAGAAGCAGATAGTTTCTTAAACTCAATAGTAGACCATTCACCATTTATGAATGGACTTATACCAATAGTTGCACTATTATTCTTTGTTCCATCTGTAGTATATGGAAAAATAGCTGGAACTGTTAAAAATGAAAAAGAAGTAGCAGCTCATATGGGTAAAGCAATGAGTTCAATGGGAGCATATTTATGTTTAGCATTCGTTGCAGCTCAATTTATAAGTTACTTTAACTATACAAACTTAGGAACTATAATAGCAGTTAGTGGTGCATCACTATTAGAATCTGCAAATATTGGAACAATACCACTTCTTATAGGATTTATATTAATAACAGCATTTATAAATTTATTTATGGGGTCAGCTTCAGCTAAATGGGCTATAATGGCACCAGTGTTTATACCAATGTTCTTAAAGTTAAATATAGACCCTGCAGTAGTTCAAACTGCATATAGAATAGCAGATAGTTCAACAAACTTAATATCACCACTTATGAGTTATTTTGCAATGATTATAGTATTTACTCAAGTTTATGATAAGAAAGCTGGTATAGGAACAATAACATCTATRATGTTACCTTACTCAATGA
- a CDS encoding DUF378 domain-containing protein: protein MQILYDIALVLVVIGAINWGLVSLFKFDLVAAILAGGGHFGNISGLSRIVYGLVGLSGLYVIIVYLMNRF, encoded by the coding sequence ATGCAAATACTTTATGATATCGCTCTAGTATTGGTAGTTATAGGTGCAATCAACTGGGGTCTTGTCAGTTTATTTAAATTTGATTTAGTTGCAGCTATATTAGCTGGTGGAGGACATTTCGGAAATATAAGTGGCCTAAGCCGTATAGTTTATGGATTAGTTGGTTTATCTGGACTATATGTAATAATTGTATATTTAATGAATAGGTTTTAA
- a CDS encoding DUF378 domain-containing protein: protein MQILYDIALVLVVIGAINWGLVSLFKFDLVAAILAGGGHFGNISGLSRIVYGLVGLSGLYVIIVYLMNRF, encoded by the coding sequence ATGCAAATACTTTATGATATCGCTCTAGTATTGGTAGTTATAGGTGCAATCAACTGGGGTCTTGTCAGTTTATTTAAATTTGATTTAGTTGCTGCTATTTTAGCTGGTGGAGGACATTTCGGAAATATAAGTGGCCTAAGCCGTATAGTTTATGGATTAGTTGGTTTATCTGGACTATATGTAATAATTGTATATTTAATGAATAGGTTTTAA